One window from the genome of Musa acuminata AAA Group cultivar baxijiao chromosome BXJ1-4, Cavendish_Baxijiao_AAA, whole genome shotgun sequence encodes:
- the LOC135585449 gene encoding GATA transcription factor 3-like isoform X2: MFHKTLVPFSSSSSPAPSLSSPFFIPQPTSIPLPLGPLQLPSPVPSLVYFNCSQVEREVRMEEALKHSMPGSSLYSGQQRLQQQQQNKVTVNEDWGWAAERGNLLGEEFSVDDLLDLGDYAENYKEAEAAKEVVEEVTAKAEAPEAGNGERADSNNSSPPSTSSTLSFQSLQPRLSEISLPAHDAEELEWVSLVIEGSSSEFSQCPGVAHTTSAPPPHGQTGTPAVAAAQGASPKSPAVCGFSKEVMVPMKAKRSKRCRSAAAWNTSISCLVYDRHPAAGADQSFLLYDATPPPAKNQRPKKRGRKPKPSATAASGSCERRCSHCGAQKTPQWRAGPLGAKTLCNACGVRFKSGRLLPEYRPACSPTFVNHIHSNSHRKVLEMRRKKEADLLIFPAAPPVPSF, encoded by the exons ATGTTCCACAAAACGCTCGTCCCCTTCTCTTCGTCTTCCTCTCCTGCTCCTTCGCTGTCGTCTCCGTTCTTCATTCCTCAGCCTACCTCCATTCCTCTGCCACTTGGCCCGCTTCAGCTGCCGTCCCCTGTTCCTTCTTTGGTCTACTTCAACTGCTCGCAG GTAGAAAGAGAGGTGAGAATGGAGGAGGCGCTGAAACATAGCATGCCGGGGAGCAGTTTATACTCAGGACAGCAGCGGcttcaacagcagcagcagaacaAGGTGACGGTGAACGAGGATTGGGGTTGGGCTGCCGAAAGAGGGAACCTTTTGGGAGAGGAGTTCTCGGTGGACGACCTCCTCGACCTCGGAGACTACGCGGAGAACTACAAGGAAGCAGAGGCGGCGAAGGAGGTGGTTGAAGAAGTCACTGCTAAAGCCGAAGCTCCCGAAGCAGGGAACGGGGAAAGAGCTGATTCCAAcaattcttctcctccttccacGAGTTCGACTCTCTCCTTCCAATCACTGCAGCCTCGTCTTTCTGAAATCAGTCTTCCC GCGCATGATGCTGAAGAGCTGGAGTGGGTATCTCTCGTCATAGAAGGCTCCTCCTCAGAGTTTTCGCAGTGCCCTGGCGTTGCTCACACCACTTCAGCGCCGCCGCCTCACGGCCAAACCGGTACCCCGGCAGTAGCAGCAGCACAAGGTGCATCCCCTAAGAGCCCAGCGGTCTGTGGATTCTCCAAAGAAGTTATGGTCCCCATGAAGGCCAAACGCAGCAAGCGTTGCCGCTCCGCCGCCGCATG GAACACCTCCATCTCATGCCTCGTATACGACCGCCATCCCGCCGCCGGCGCTGACCAAAGCTTCCTCCTATATGACGCCACGCCGCCCCCAGCCAAGAACCAACGGCCGAAGAAACGTGGCCGGAAGCCAAAGCCATCAGCGACCGCCGCTTCCGGCTCCTGCGAGCGGCGGTGCAGCCACTGCGGGGCCCAGAAGACGCCGCAGTGGCGGGCCGGGCCCCTCGGCGCCAAGACCCTCTGCAACGCCTGCGGCGTCAGGTTCAAGTCCGGCCGCCTCCTCCCGGAGTACCGTCCCGCCTGCAGCCCTACCTTCGTCAACCACATCCACTCCAACAGCCACCGCAAGGTCCTCGAAATGCGGCGCAAGAAGGAGGCGGATCTCCTCATCTTCCCTGCCGCGCCGCCGGTCCCTTCCTTCTGA
- the LOC135585449 gene encoding GATA transcription factor 5-like isoform X1, which yields MFHKTLVPFSSSSSPAPSLSSPFFIPQPTSIPLPLGPLQLPSPVPSLVYFNCSQVEREVRMEEALKHSMPGSSLYSGQQRLQQQQQNKVTVNEDWGWAAERGNLLGEEFSVDDLLDLGDYAENYKEAEAAKEVVEEVTAKAEAPEAGNGERADSNNSSPPSTSSTLSFQSLQPRLSEISLPAHDAEELEWVSLVIEGSSSEFSQCPGVAHTTSAPPPHGQTGTPAVAAAQGASPKSPAVCGFSKEVMVPMKAKRSKRCRSAAAWSVSGPLVFADSSSITTSDTSSSASSSCSSSRNTSISCLVYDRHPAAGADQSFLLYDATPPPAKNQRPKKRGRKPKPSATAASGSCERRCSHCGAQKTPQWRAGPLGAKTLCNACGVRFKSGRLLPEYRPACSPTFVNHIHSNSHRKVLEMRRKKEADLLIFPAAPPVPSF from the exons ATGTTCCACAAAACGCTCGTCCCCTTCTCTTCGTCTTCCTCTCCTGCTCCTTCGCTGTCGTCTCCGTTCTTCATTCCTCAGCCTACCTCCATTCCTCTGCCACTTGGCCCGCTTCAGCTGCCGTCCCCTGTTCCTTCTTTGGTCTACTTCAACTGCTCGCAG GTAGAAAGAGAGGTGAGAATGGAGGAGGCGCTGAAACATAGCATGCCGGGGAGCAGTTTATACTCAGGACAGCAGCGGcttcaacagcagcagcagaacaAGGTGACGGTGAACGAGGATTGGGGTTGGGCTGCCGAAAGAGGGAACCTTTTGGGAGAGGAGTTCTCGGTGGACGACCTCCTCGACCTCGGAGACTACGCGGAGAACTACAAGGAAGCAGAGGCGGCGAAGGAGGTGGTTGAAGAAGTCACTGCTAAAGCCGAAGCTCCCGAAGCAGGGAACGGGGAAAGAGCTGATTCCAAcaattcttctcctccttccacGAGTTCGACTCTCTCCTTCCAATCACTGCAGCCTCGTCTTTCTGAAATCAGTCTTCCC GCGCATGATGCTGAAGAGCTGGAGTGGGTATCTCTCGTCATAGAAGGCTCCTCCTCAGAGTTTTCGCAGTGCCCTGGCGTTGCTCACACCACTTCAGCGCCGCCGCCTCACGGCCAAACCGGTACCCCGGCAGTAGCAGCAGCACAAGGTGCATCCCCTAAGAGCCCAGCGGTCTGTGGATTCTCCAAAGAAGTTATGGTCCCCATGAAGGCCAAACGCAGCAAGCGTTGCCGCTCCGCCGCCGCATGGTCCGTGTCCGGCCCTCTTGTTTTCGCCGACTCCTCCTCAATCACCACCAGCGACACCTCTTCCTCCGCTTCATCCTCTTGCTCCTCCTCCAGGAACACCTCCATCTCATGCCTCGTATACGACCGCCATCCCGCCGCCGGCGCTGACCAAAGCTTCCTCCTATATGACGCCACGCCGCCCCCAGCCAAGAACCAACGGCCGAAGAAACGTGGCCGGAAGCCAAAGCCATCAGCGACCGCCGCTTCCGGCTCCTGCGAGCGGCGGTGCAGCCACTGCGGGGCCCAGAAGACGCCGCAGTGGCGGGCCGGGCCCCTCGGCGCCAAGACCCTCTGCAACGCCTGCGGCGTCAGGTTCAAGTCCGGCCGCCTCCTCCCGGAGTACCGTCCCGCCTGCAGCCCTACCTTCGTCAACCACATCCACTCCAACAGCCACCGCAAGGTCCTCGAAATGCGGCGCAAGAAGGAGGCGGATCTCCTCATCTTCCCTGCCGCGCCGCCGGTCCCTTCCTTCTGA
- the LOC135667051 gene encoding uncharacterized protein LOC135667051 → MASSLLRFPLPRPHSSLLLSPSSITHKISSRLLLLLPFSSPSSSSSPRLLLSSSHRLFSSLSHSPPPPPPPDPLHLQSDLRGQDSDFEDPEEDDSHEESELENEAGDDTEPAVAVPLPRLPSPKLSIKEKKELASYAHSLGKKLKSQQVGKSGVTPSVAAAFVETLEANELLKLKVHGSCPGELSDVIKQLEQATGSVVVGQIGRSVILYRPSLSKMQKKEAQNTRNTWNAKSPKPVGTSKMQRKRKVFARSSR, encoded by the exons ATGGCCTCATCCCTTCTTCGCTTCCCTCTCCCCCGCCCTcactcctctctccttctctcccCTTCCTCTATCACCCACAAGATCTCCtcccgtctcctcctcctcctccccttctcctctccatcctcatcttcctctcctcgtCTCCTTCTCTCTAGCTCCCATCGCCTCTTCTCCTCGCTTTCCcattcgccgccgccgccgccgcctcctgatCCTCTCCACCTCCAGAGCGACCTCCGAGGTCAAGATTCCGACTTCGAGGACCCAGAAGAAGATGATTCCCATGAAGAATCCGAGCTCGAGAACGAGGCGGGGGATGATACGGAACCGGCTGTTGCCGTTCCGTTGCCGCGGTTGCCATCGCCGAAGCTGAGCATTAAGGAGAAGAAGGAGCTGGCATCGTACGCCCACAGCCTGGGAAAGAAGCTCAAGTCCCAGCAGGTCGGTAAGTCGGGTGTGACTCCCTCCGTGGCCGCCGCCTTCGTCGAGACTCTGGAGGCCAATGAGCTCCTCAAG CTAAAAGTACATGGAAGCTGTCCAGGAGAGCTAAGTGATGTGATAAAACAACTTGAGCAGGCAACTGGATCAGTTGTTGTGGGACAGATTGGCCGTTCAGTCATTCTCTATAGGCCTAGCCTTAGCAAGATGCAAAAGAAAGAAGCTCAGAATACCAGGAATACCTGGAATGCAAAGTCTCCGAAACCCGTTGGCACCTCCAAAATGCAAAGGAAACGGAAAGTGTTTGCTCGTAGCAGCAGATAA
- the LOC135585456 gene encoding trihelix transcription factor GTL1-like isoform X2, with protein sequence MQQQKAGSQFVVPHSEMAPFSPSAVGSGAHLLGIPGPDPLQQSPMTEAASPISSRTPARPPTVDFDDLAPAVAGNCPDDQALAGGEDAERGGGATGNRWPRQETLALLKIRSEMDAAFRDATFKGSLWEEVCRKLGELGYKRSAKKCKEKFENVHKYYKRTKEGRAGRQDGKSYRFFSQLEALYSGSSDGGATTSTANPAPAPPLVAASSAFSAGMAGPPVSRPQPISATAPPTMATPTRVVVPDLALPGGLQGLTSSAVAGITFSWNSSSSSSSSDSDAEETGDADENQEGRKRKHGGGSGPSRKMMAFFDRLMNQVMERQDAMQQRFLEAIEKRDQDRMIRDEAWRRQEMERLNREQELLAQERVMAASRDTAIISYLQKISGQAVPVPPMPATPISIAPLSPQQPSQHPHERSQPPRQQQQQQTPRAPAQSPQNQNECKQHHKSSEVVRHKSSSASEIDPTLEPQEVVGSGSLEPMPSSSRWPRAEVHALINLRSGLESKYQEAGPKGTLWEEISAGMQRLGYNRSAKRCKEKWENINKYFKKVKESNKKRPEDSKTCPYFHQLDAIYRKKLLSSGGTSSGSGNIVGIQRQQVQEANPPPNQQKSDAVTIMPQEQAPPPPQEQAGSKHGKDGSSNNQNGGNSEGGEVSLGIQVPTSNGGLPSRFFGEGLNKELMGQRQQQAAMDDDYVKLDEADSDNMDQNDDNDDNDDDDEEDRKMQYTIQFQKQNVNNAGGSGGNGSAAASPGSFLAIVQ encoded by the exons ATGCAACAGCAGAAAGCAGGGTCCCAATTCGTGGTGCCGCATTCCGAAATGGCCCCATTCTCCCCCTCCGCTGTCGGCTCCGGGGCGCACTTACTGGGAATTCCCGGTCCTGACCCCCTCCAGCAGTCGCCGATGACCGAGGCGGCGTCGCCCATCAGCAGCCGGACACCGGCGCGGCCGCCCACCGTGGATTTCGACGATCTAGCACCCGCGGTGGCCGGGAACTGCCCGGACGACCAGGCTCTTGCTGGGGGCGAGGATGCCGAGAGGGGCGGAGGCGCGACCGGAAACCGGTGGCCACGGCAGGAGACGCTCGCCCTGCTTAAGATCCGCTCCGAGATGGACGCCGCCTTCCGGGACGCCACCTTCAAGGGCTCTCTCTGGGAGGAGGTCTGCAG AAAACTGGGGGAGTTGGGGTACAAACGGAGCGCCAAGAAGTGCAAGGAGAAGTTCGAGAACGTGCACAAGTACTACAAGCGCACCAAGGAAGGCCGGGCAGGTCGCCAGGACGGCAAGAGCTACCGCTTCTTCAGCCAGCTGGAAGCTCTCTACAGTGGCAGCAGCGACGGCGGCGCCACCACCTCAACCGCCAACCCCGCCCCTGCTCCCCCCCTCGTTGCCGCCTCATCTGCCTTCAGCGCCGGCATGGCGGGACCACCCGTCAGCAGACCCCAGCCTATCTCTGCGACGGCCCCACCAACCATGGCGACGCCCACTAGGGTGGTCGTCCCCGATCTGGCGCTACCCGGGGGCCTGCAAGGACTCACGAGCTCTGCTGTCGCTGGGATAACGTTTTCGTGgaattcttcctcttcttcgtcgTCTTCGGACTCCGATGCCGAGGAAACCGGAGATGCCGATGAGAATCAGGAAGGGAGGAAGCGGAAACACGGCGGGGGGTCAGGACCAAGCCGGAAGATGATGGCCTTCTTCGATCGGTTGATGAACCAGGTGATGGAACGGCAGGATGCTATGCAGCAGCGGTTCTTAGAGGCCATCGAGAAGAGAGATCAGGACAGGATGATCCGAGACGAGGCCTGGCGGAGGCAGGAGATGGAGCGGCTCAATCGTGAGCAGGAGCTCTTAGCCCAGGAGCGCGTCATGGCTGCCTCCCGAGACACCGCCATAATCTCGTACCTTCAGAAGATAAGTGGGCAGGCCGTCCCCGTACCACCGATGCCTGCCACCCCTATCTCCATTGCTCCACTTTCGCCACAGCAGCCGTCTCAACATCCTCATGAACGATCACAACCTCcgagacagcagcagcagcagcagacacCACGCGCACCAGCACAGTCACCCCAGAACCAGAACGAGTGTAAGCAACACCACAAGAGCAGCGAGGTCGTCCGGCACAAGTCTTCGTCGGCGTCAGAGATCGATCCCACTTTGGAGCCGCAGGAGGTTGTCGGAAGTGGGAGCCTCGAGCCCATGCCGTCATCCTCGCGGTGGCCAAGGGCGGAGGTGCATGCATTGATCAACCTCCGGAGCGGTCTCGAGTCGAAGTACCAGGAGGCCGGGCCGAAGGGGACACTGTGGGAGGAGATCTCAGCTGGAATGCAGCGGCTCGGCTATAACCGGAGCGCAAAGAGGTGCAAGGAGAAATGGGAGAACATCAACAAATACTTCAAGAAGGTGAAGGAAAGCAACAAGAAACGGCCGGAGGATTCCAAGACTTGCCCTTACTTCCACCAATTGGATGCCATCTACCGCAAGAAACTCCTCAGCAGCGGGGGAACCagcagtggcagcggcaacaTCGTGGGAATTCAACGGCAGCAAGTCCAAGAAGCCAATCCACCTCCCAATCAACAGAAGAGTGACGCAGTAACAATCATGCCACAAGAACAAGCACCTCCGCCACCACAAGAACAAGCTGGAAGCAAACATGGGAAGGACGGAAGCTCCAACAATCAAAATGGTGGGAATTCTGAGGGCGGCGAGGTTTCCCTCGGTATACAAGTACCAACTAGCAACGGGGGACTTCCCTCGAGATTCTTTGGCGAAGGATTAAACAAG GAGCTGATGGGGCAACGACAGCAGCAAGCTGCCATGGATGATGACTACGTTAAGTTGGATGAAGCTGACAGCGATAACATGGACCAAAACGACGACAACGATGACAACGATGACGACGACGAGGAAGACAGGAAAATGCAATACACGATACAGTTCCAGAAGCAGAATGTGAATAATGCAGGAGGCAGCGGAGGGAATGGGTCAGCTGCAGCTTCCCCGGGTTCTTTCTTGGCCATAGTTCAATAG
- the LOC135585456 gene encoding trihelix transcription factor GTL1-like isoform X1 yields the protein MQQQKAGSQFVVPHSEMAPFSPSAVGSGAHLLGIPGPDPLQQSPMTEAASPISSRTPARPPTVDFDDLAPAVAGNCPDDQALAGGEDAERGGGATGNRWPRQETLALLKIRSEMDAAFRDATFKGSLWEEVCRKLGELGYKRSAKKCKEKFENVHKYYKRTKEGRAGRQDGKSYRFFSQLEALYSGSSDGGATTSTANPAPAPPLVAASSAFSAGMAGPPVSRPQPISATAPPTMATPTRVVVPDLALPGGLQGLTSSAVAGITFSWNSSSSSSSSDSDAEETGDADENQEGRKRKHGGGSGPSRKMMAFFDRLMNQVMERQDAMQQRFLEAIEKRDQDRMIRDEAWRRQEMERLNREQELLAQERVMAASRDTAIISYLQKISGQAVPVPPMPATPISIAPLSPQQPSQHPHERSQPPRQQQQQQTPRAPAQSPQNQNECKQHHKSSEVVRHKSSSASEIDPTLEPQEVVGSGSLEPMPSSSRWPRAEVHALINLRSGLESKYQEAGPKGTLWEEISAGMQRLGYNRSAKRCKEKWENINKYFKKVKESNKKRPEDSKTCPYFHQLDAIYRKKLLSSGGTSSGSGNIVGIQRQQVQEANPPPNQQKSDAVTIMPQEQAPPPPQEQAGSKHGKDGSSNNQNGGNSEGGEVSLGIQVPTSNGGLPSRFFGEGLNKSENFVKELMGQRQQQAAMDDDYVKLDEADSDNMDQNDDNDDNDDDDEEDRKMQYTIQFQKQNVNNAGGSGGNGSAAASPGSFLAIVQ from the exons ATGCAACAGCAGAAAGCAGGGTCCCAATTCGTGGTGCCGCATTCCGAAATGGCCCCATTCTCCCCCTCCGCTGTCGGCTCCGGGGCGCACTTACTGGGAATTCCCGGTCCTGACCCCCTCCAGCAGTCGCCGATGACCGAGGCGGCGTCGCCCATCAGCAGCCGGACACCGGCGCGGCCGCCCACCGTGGATTTCGACGATCTAGCACCCGCGGTGGCCGGGAACTGCCCGGACGACCAGGCTCTTGCTGGGGGCGAGGATGCCGAGAGGGGCGGAGGCGCGACCGGAAACCGGTGGCCACGGCAGGAGACGCTCGCCCTGCTTAAGATCCGCTCCGAGATGGACGCCGCCTTCCGGGACGCCACCTTCAAGGGCTCTCTCTGGGAGGAGGTCTGCAG AAAACTGGGGGAGTTGGGGTACAAACGGAGCGCCAAGAAGTGCAAGGAGAAGTTCGAGAACGTGCACAAGTACTACAAGCGCACCAAGGAAGGCCGGGCAGGTCGCCAGGACGGCAAGAGCTACCGCTTCTTCAGCCAGCTGGAAGCTCTCTACAGTGGCAGCAGCGACGGCGGCGCCACCACCTCAACCGCCAACCCCGCCCCTGCTCCCCCCCTCGTTGCCGCCTCATCTGCCTTCAGCGCCGGCATGGCGGGACCACCCGTCAGCAGACCCCAGCCTATCTCTGCGACGGCCCCACCAACCATGGCGACGCCCACTAGGGTGGTCGTCCCCGATCTGGCGCTACCCGGGGGCCTGCAAGGACTCACGAGCTCTGCTGTCGCTGGGATAACGTTTTCGTGgaattcttcctcttcttcgtcgTCTTCGGACTCCGATGCCGAGGAAACCGGAGATGCCGATGAGAATCAGGAAGGGAGGAAGCGGAAACACGGCGGGGGGTCAGGACCAAGCCGGAAGATGATGGCCTTCTTCGATCGGTTGATGAACCAGGTGATGGAACGGCAGGATGCTATGCAGCAGCGGTTCTTAGAGGCCATCGAGAAGAGAGATCAGGACAGGATGATCCGAGACGAGGCCTGGCGGAGGCAGGAGATGGAGCGGCTCAATCGTGAGCAGGAGCTCTTAGCCCAGGAGCGCGTCATGGCTGCCTCCCGAGACACCGCCATAATCTCGTACCTTCAGAAGATAAGTGGGCAGGCCGTCCCCGTACCACCGATGCCTGCCACCCCTATCTCCATTGCTCCACTTTCGCCACAGCAGCCGTCTCAACATCCTCATGAACGATCACAACCTCcgagacagcagcagcagcagcagacacCACGCGCACCAGCACAGTCACCCCAGAACCAGAACGAGTGTAAGCAACACCACAAGAGCAGCGAGGTCGTCCGGCACAAGTCTTCGTCGGCGTCAGAGATCGATCCCACTTTGGAGCCGCAGGAGGTTGTCGGAAGTGGGAGCCTCGAGCCCATGCCGTCATCCTCGCGGTGGCCAAGGGCGGAGGTGCATGCATTGATCAACCTCCGGAGCGGTCTCGAGTCGAAGTACCAGGAGGCCGGGCCGAAGGGGACACTGTGGGAGGAGATCTCAGCTGGAATGCAGCGGCTCGGCTATAACCGGAGCGCAAAGAGGTGCAAGGAGAAATGGGAGAACATCAACAAATACTTCAAGAAGGTGAAGGAAAGCAACAAGAAACGGCCGGAGGATTCCAAGACTTGCCCTTACTTCCACCAATTGGATGCCATCTACCGCAAGAAACTCCTCAGCAGCGGGGGAACCagcagtggcagcggcaacaTCGTGGGAATTCAACGGCAGCAAGTCCAAGAAGCCAATCCACCTCCCAATCAACAGAAGAGTGACGCAGTAACAATCATGCCACAAGAACAAGCACCTCCGCCACCACAAGAACAAGCTGGAAGCAAACATGGGAAGGACGGAAGCTCCAACAATCAAAATGGTGGGAATTCTGAGGGCGGCGAGGTTTCCCTCGGTATACAAGTACCAACTAGCAACGGGGGACTTCCCTCGAGATTCTTTGGCGAAGGATTAAACAAG TCAGAAAATTTCGTGAAGGAGCTGATGGGGCAACGACAGCAGCAAGCTGCCATGGATGATGACTACGTTAAGTTGGATGAAGCTGACAGCGATAACATGGACCAAAACGACGACAACGATGACAACGATGACGACGACGAGGAAGACAGGAAAATGCAATACACGATACAGTTCCAGAAGCAGAATGTGAATAATGCAGGAGGCAGCGGAGGGAATGGGTCAGCTGCAGCTTCCCCGGGTTCTTTCTTGGCCATAGTTCAATAG
- the LOC135585456 gene encoding trihelix transcription factor GTL1-like isoform X3, with the protein MQQQKAGSQFVVPHSEMAPFSPSAVGSGAHLLGIPGPDPLQQSPMTEAASPISSRTPARPPTVDFDDLAPAVAGNCPDDQALAGGEDAERGGGATGNRWPRQETLALLKIRSEMDAAFRDATFKGSLWEEVCRKLGELGYKRSAKKCKEKFENVHKYYKRTKEGRAGRQDGKSYRFFSQLEALYSGSSDGGATTSTANPAPAPPLVAASSAFSAGMAGPPVSRPQPISATAPPTMATPTRVVVPDLALPGGLQGLTSSAVAGITFSWNSSSSSSSSDSDAEETGDADENQEGRKRKHGGGSGPSRKMMAFFDRLMNQVMERQDAMQQRFLEAIEKRDQDRMIRDEAWRRQEMERLNREQELLAQERVMAASRDTAIISYLQKISGQAVPVPPMPATPISIAPLSPQQPSQHPHERSQPPRQQQQQQTPRAPAQSPQNQNECKQHHKSSEVVRHKSSSASEIDPTLEPQEVVGSGSLEPMPSSSRWPRAEVHALINLRSGLESKYQEAGPKGTLWEEISAGMQRLGYNRSAKRCKEKWENINKYFKKVKESNKKRPEDSKTCPYFHQLDAIYRKKLLSSGGTSSGSGNIVGIQRQQVQEANPPPNQQKSDAVTIMPQEQAPPPPQEQAGSKHGKDGSSNNQNGGNSEGGEVSLGIQVPTSNGGLPSRFFGEGLNKKIS; encoded by the exons ATGCAACAGCAGAAAGCAGGGTCCCAATTCGTGGTGCCGCATTCCGAAATGGCCCCATTCTCCCCCTCCGCTGTCGGCTCCGGGGCGCACTTACTGGGAATTCCCGGTCCTGACCCCCTCCAGCAGTCGCCGATGACCGAGGCGGCGTCGCCCATCAGCAGCCGGACACCGGCGCGGCCGCCCACCGTGGATTTCGACGATCTAGCACCCGCGGTGGCCGGGAACTGCCCGGACGACCAGGCTCTTGCTGGGGGCGAGGATGCCGAGAGGGGCGGAGGCGCGACCGGAAACCGGTGGCCACGGCAGGAGACGCTCGCCCTGCTTAAGATCCGCTCCGAGATGGACGCCGCCTTCCGGGACGCCACCTTCAAGGGCTCTCTCTGGGAGGAGGTCTGCAG AAAACTGGGGGAGTTGGGGTACAAACGGAGCGCCAAGAAGTGCAAGGAGAAGTTCGAGAACGTGCACAAGTACTACAAGCGCACCAAGGAAGGCCGGGCAGGTCGCCAGGACGGCAAGAGCTACCGCTTCTTCAGCCAGCTGGAAGCTCTCTACAGTGGCAGCAGCGACGGCGGCGCCACCACCTCAACCGCCAACCCCGCCCCTGCTCCCCCCCTCGTTGCCGCCTCATCTGCCTTCAGCGCCGGCATGGCGGGACCACCCGTCAGCAGACCCCAGCCTATCTCTGCGACGGCCCCACCAACCATGGCGACGCCCACTAGGGTGGTCGTCCCCGATCTGGCGCTACCCGGGGGCCTGCAAGGACTCACGAGCTCTGCTGTCGCTGGGATAACGTTTTCGTGgaattcttcctcttcttcgtcgTCTTCGGACTCCGATGCCGAGGAAACCGGAGATGCCGATGAGAATCAGGAAGGGAGGAAGCGGAAACACGGCGGGGGGTCAGGACCAAGCCGGAAGATGATGGCCTTCTTCGATCGGTTGATGAACCAGGTGATGGAACGGCAGGATGCTATGCAGCAGCGGTTCTTAGAGGCCATCGAGAAGAGAGATCAGGACAGGATGATCCGAGACGAGGCCTGGCGGAGGCAGGAGATGGAGCGGCTCAATCGTGAGCAGGAGCTCTTAGCCCAGGAGCGCGTCATGGCTGCCTCCCGAGACACCGCCATAATCTCGTACCTTCAGAAGATAAGTGGGCAGGCCGTCCCCGTACCACCGATGCCTGCCACCCCTATCTCCATTGCTCCACTTTCGCCACAGCAGCCGTCTCAACATCCTCATGAACGATCACAACCTCcgagacagcagcagcagcagcagacacCACGCGCACCAGCACAGTCACCCCAGAACCAGAACGAGTGTAAGCAACACCACAAGAGCAGCGAGGTCGTCCGGCACAAGTCTTCGTCGGCGTCAGAGATCGATCCCACTTTGGAGCCGCAGGAGGTTGTCGGAAGTGGGAGCCTCGAGCCCATGCCGTCATCCTCGCGGTGGCCAAGGGCGGAGGTGCATGCATTGATCAACCTCCGGAGCGGTCTCGAGTCGAAGTACCAGGAGGCCGGGCCGAAGGGGACACTGTGGGAGGAGATCTCAGCTGGAATGCAGCGGCTCGGCTATAACCGGAGCGCAAAGAGGTGCAAGGAGAAATGGGAGAACATCAACAAATACTTCAAGAAGGTGAAGGAAAGCAACAAGAAACGGCCGGAGGATTCCAAGACTTGCCCTTACTTCCACCAATTGGATGCCATCTACCGCAAGAAACTCCTCAGCAGCGGGGGAACCagcagtggcagcggcaacaTCGTGGGAATTCAACGGCAGCAAGTCCAAGAAGCCAATCCACCTCCCAATCAACAGAAGAGTGACGCAGTAACAATCATGCCACAAGAACAAGCACCTCCGCCACCACAAGAACAAGCTGGAAGCAAACATGGGAAGGACGGAAGCTCCAACAATCAAAATGGTGGGAATTCTGAGGGCGGCGAGGTTTCCCTCGGTATACAAGTACCAACTAGCAACGGGGGACTTCCCTCGAGATTCTTTGGCGAAGGATTAAACAAG AAAATTTCGTGA